A section of the Streptomyces sp. SCL15-4 genome encodes:
- a CDS encoding NYN domain-containing protein, producing METMNDDLAAVLGARIDRTNALLERMLAEVAKTPSTHAIFVDAGYLYAAAGRLVAGTEDRRAFDVDAEGLIDALIDRARMIFADSRLLRVYWYDGARRRIHTAEQQAIAELPDVKVRLGNLNANNQQKGVDSLIRTDLESLARHRAISDAALLGGDEDLVSAVEAAQGYGARVHLWGIEAPEGRNQAEPLLWEVDSQRTFDLDFFKPYVSRRTAATYDATGTARPTRDDVRFIGAQIAAKWLGSRGREALAELFPGHPYLPGSVDQDLLVEAEALLQYSLRGQAELRRALRDGFWEHLRTQY from the coding sequence ATGGAGACGATGAACGACGACCTGGCCGCCGTCCTCGGGGCCCGCATCGACCGTACGAACGCGCTGCTGGAACGCATGCTCGCCGAGGTGGCGAAGACGCCCTCCACCCACGCGATCTTCGTCGACGCCGGTTATCTGTACGCCGCCGCCGGCCGGCTGGTCGCCGGAACCGAGGACCGCCGGGCCTTCGACGTGGACGCCGAGGGTCTGATCGACGCGCTGATCGACCGAGCCCGCATGATCTTCGCGGACAGCCGGCTGCTGCGCGTCTACTGGTACGACGGCGCCCGGCGCCGCATCCACACCGCCGAGCAGCAGGCCATCGCGGAACTGCCCGACGTCAAGGTCCGCCTCGGCAACCTCAACGCCAACAACCAGCAGAAGGGCGTCGACTCGCTGATCCGCACCGACCTGGAGTCACTGGCGCGGCACCGCGCGATCAGCGACGCGGCCCTCCTCGGCGGCGACGAGGACCTGGTCTCGGCGGTCGAGGCGGCCCAAGGCTACGGCGCCCGCGTCCACCTCTGGGGCATCGAGGCACCCGAGGGCCGCAACCAGGCGGAGCCGCTGCTCTGGGAGGTCGACAGCCAGCGCACCTTCGACCTGGACTTCTTCAAGCCGTACGTCTCCCGGCGCACGGCCGCCACCTACGACGCCACCGGCACCGCCCGCCCCACCCGCGACGACGTCCGCTTCATCGGCGCCCAGATCGCGGCCAAGTGGCTCGGCTCCCGGGGCCGTGAGGCCCTCGCCGAACTGTTCCCCGGCCATCCCTACCTGCCCGGCTCCGTCGACCAGGACCTGCTGGTCGAGGCCGAGGCGCTGCTCCAGTACTCCCTGCGCGGCCAGGCGGAGCTGCGCCGCGCGCTCAGGGACGGCTTCTGGGAGCACTTGCGGACGCAGTACTAG
- a CDS encoding MarC family protein, which yields MFDIAVFGSLFLTLFVIMDPPGITPIFLALTAGRPAKVQKRMAFQAVCVAGGVIAVFGVLGHQILDYLHVSVPALMIAGGLLLLLIALDLLTGKTDEPKQTKDVNVALVPLGMPLLAGPGAIVSVILAVQKADSVTTQISVWSAILAIHVVLWLVMRYSLLIIRVIKDGGVVLVTRLAGMMLSAIAVQQIINGVTQVIRGS from the coding sequence ATGTTCGACATCGCCGTCTTCGGCTCCCTGTTCCTGACCCTTTTCGTCATCATGGATCCCCCCGGGATCACCCCGATCTTCCTCGCCCTGACCGCCGGACGGCCGGCCAAGGTGCAGAAGCGGATGGCCTTCCAGGCCGTCTGCGTGGCGGGCGGGGTCATCGCCGTCTTCGGCGTCCTGGGCCACCAGATCCTCGACTACCTGCACGTGTCCGTGCCCGCGCTGATGATCGCGGGCGGGCTGCTGCTCCTGCTGATCGCGCTGGACCTGCTCACCGGCAAGACCGACGAGCCGAAGCAGACCAAGGACGTCAACGTGGCCCTCGTGCCGCTCGGCATGCCGCTGCTGGCGGGACCCGGCGCGATCGTGTCCGTGATCCTGGCCGTGCAGAAGGCCGACAGCGTGACGACGCAGATCTCGGTGTGGTCCGCGATCCTCGCCATCCATGTCGTGCTGTGGCTGGTGATGCGCTACTCGCTGCTGATCATCCGGGTCATCAAGGACGGCGGTGTCGTCCTGGTGACGCGGCTCGCGGGCATGATGCTCTCCGCGATCGCCGTGCAGCAGATCATCAACGGTGTCACTCAGGTGATCCGGGGGAGCTGA
- a CDS encoding PHP domain-containing protein, which translates to MRIDLHCHSMASDGTDTPAELVRNAAAAGLDVVALTDHDTTRGYGEAVAALPEGLTLVTGAELSCRVDGISMHMLAYLFDPEEPALLAERELVRDDRVPRAKGMIAKLNALGVPVTWEQVERIAAGGSVGRPHIATALVELGVVPTVSDAFTEEWLADGGRAFVEKHETDPFEAIRLVKAAGGVCVFAHPAAAKRGRTVPDSRIAEMAEAGLDGIEVDHMDHDADARARLRGLAGELGLLVTGSSDYHGSRKTVALGAYTTDPEVYGEITRRATGAFPVPGTGGA; encoded by the coding sequence GTGCGCATCGATCTGCACTGCCACTCCATGGCCTCCGACGGCACGGACACCCCGGCCGAGCTGGTGCGCAACGCCGCCGCGGCCGGACTGGACGTCGTCGCGCTGACCGATCACGACACCACCCGCGGGTACGGCGAGGCCGTCGCCGCGCTGCCCGAGGGGCTGACGCTGGTCACCGGGGCCGAGCTGTCCTGCCGGGTCGACGGCATCTCGATGCACATGCTGGCCTACCTCTTCGATCCCGAGGAGCCCGCCCTGCTCGCCGAGCGGGAGCTGGTCCGGGACGACCGGGTGCCGCGGGCCAAGGGCATGATCGCCAAGCTGAACGCGCTGGGTGTGCCGGTCACCTGGGAGCAGGTCGAGCGGATCGCCGCCGGCGGCTCCGTCGGGCGTCCGCACATCGCCACCGCGCTGGTGGAGCTGGGGGTCGTGCCGACGGTGAGCGACGCGTTCACCGAGGAGTGGCTGGCCGACGGCGGGCGGGCCTTCGTGGAGAAGCACGAGACCGACCCCTTCGAGGCCATACGGCTGGTCAAGGCCGCCGGCGGAGTCTGCGTCTTCGCCCACCCGGCCGCCGCCAAGCGGGGCCGCACCGTGCCCGACTCCCGCATCGCGGAGATGGCCGAGGCCGGACTGGACGGCATCGAGGTCGACCACATGGACCACGACGCCGACGCCCGGGCCCGGCTGCGCGGCCTGGCCGGGGAACTGGGACTGCTGGTCACGGGCTCCTCCGACTACCACGGCAGCCGCAAGACCGTGGCGCTGGGCGCGTACACGACCGACCCCGAGGTGTACGGGGAGATCACCCGGCGGGCGACGGGCGCGTTCCCGGTGCCGGGCACCGGCGGAGCCTGA
- a CDS encoding DUF6758 family protein, whose protein sequence is MRGEPSCPRCGGRVRAPGLFADAWQCEVHGTVFPLQPVIPPSVEALNVVVHRTQVPVWMPWPLPVGWLFTGVAYAGDDRSGGRATAVACSGPGPLGGPGELILIAEELGVGVGARYAGIDGPDPGSYMNVEKPPQAKVLAAGRPTPLWHVYRTPDDRAVFAGEALGMWLWAVIWPERSGLLMYDELVLTDLRDAGAEIDLVPCGALSPRLLRP, encoded by the coding sequence ATGAGGGGCGAACCCAGTTGCCCGAGATGCGGTGGCCGGGTCAGGGCTCCCGGACTCTTCGCCGATGCGTGGCAGTGTGAGGTGCACGGCACGGTGTTTCCGCTGCAGCCCGTGATCCCGCCCAGCGTCGAGGCGCTCAACGTCGTCGTGCACCGCACCCAGGTGCCGGTGTGGATGCCGTGGCCGCTGCCCGTCGGATGGCTGTTCACGGGTGTGGCGTACGCCGGGGACGACCGCAGCGGCGGCCGTGCGACCGCGGTGGCCTGCTCGGGGCCCGGACCGCTCGGCGGACCCGGTGAGCTGATCCTGATCGCCGAGGAGCTGGGCGTCGGCGTCGGCGCGCGCTATGCCGGCATCGACGGCCCGGACCCGGGGTCGTACATGAACGTGGAGAAGCCGCCGCAGGCCAAGGTGCTGGCCGCCGGCCGCCCGACCCCGCTCTGGCACGTCTACCGCACGCCCGACGACCGGGCCGTCTTCGCCGGCGAGGCGCTCGGCATGTGGCTCTGGGCGGTGATCTGGCCCGAGCGGTCCGGGCTGCTCATGTACGACGAACTGGTGCTGACGGATCTGCGGGACGCGGGCGCGGAGATAGACCTGGTGCCCTGCGGAGCGCTGTCGCCGCGCCTGCTCCGGCCGTGA
- a CDS encoding MFS transporter: MDPLDAGAGGLLRQPKAVWATAGASVVAFMGIGLVDPILPSIAEGLDATPSQVSLLFTSYFLITAVAMLLTGFVSSRIGGKKTLLLGLAFVVVFAGLAGTSGSVGQLVGFRAGWGLGNALFVSTALAVIVGAAAGGSAAAILLYESALGLGMACGPLLGAVLGNSSWRYPFFGTATLMAIGFLCITAFLKEQPRPARKTSVLDPLKALGHGGLASAAVSAFFYNYTFFTVLAFTPFVLDMTPYRSGAVFFAWGLLLAVFSVIVAPRAQERFGSLKVLGGSLVLLAADVLVLGYGNHTTAIVCTILSGAFIGVNNTVYTELALGVSDAPRPVASAGYNFVRWFAAAAAPYFAPKIEEWTDIHVPFVVAAVTAVLGALVVLVRRRSLVHDAEELQAGHATEDGVGVFAN; encoded by the coding sequence ATGGACCCCCTGGACGCGGGAGCCGGCGGCCTGCTGCGACAGCCCAAGGCGGTCTGGGCCACGGCCGGCGCCTCCGTCGTCGCCTTCATGGGCATCGGCCTCGTGGACCCGATCCTGCCGTCGATCGCCGAGGGCCTCGACGCCACCCCCAGCCAGGTCTCCCTGCTCTTCACCTCGTACTTCCTGATCACGGCCGTCGCGATGCTGCTGACCGGCTTCGTCTCCAGCCGGATCGGCGGCAAGAAGACCCTGCTGCTCGGCCTCGCGTTCGTGGTCGTGTTCGCGGGCCTGGCCGGCACTTCCGGCTCGGTCGGCCAGCTCGTCGGCTTCCGGGCCGGCTGGGGCCTCGGCAACGCCCTGTTCGTCTCCACCGCCCTCGCGGTGATCGTGGGCGCGGCGGCCGGAGGCAGCGCGGCGGCGATCCTGCTGTACGAGTCCGCGCTCGGCCTCGGCATGGCCTGCGGTCCGCTGCTCGGCGCGGTCCTCGGCAACTCCAGCTGGCGCTATCCGTTCTTCGGCACGGCCACGCTGATGGCGATCGGCTTCCTGTGCATCACGGCGTTCCTGAAGGAGCAGCCGCGGCCGGCCCGCAAGACCTCGGTCCTGGACCCGCTCAAGGCGCTCGGCCACGGCGGTCTGGCCTCGGCGGCGGTCTCCGCGTTCTTCTACAACTACACGTTCTTCACCGTGCTGGCCTTCACGCCGTTCGTGCTGGACATGACGCCGTACCGGTCGGGCGCGGTGTTCTTCGCCTGGGGCCTGCTGCTCGCCGTCTTCTCGGTGATCGTGGCCCCGCGCGCGCAGGAGCGGTTCGGCTCGCTGAAGGTGCTCGGCGGCTCGCTGGTGCTGCTCGCGGCGGACGTGCTCGTGCTCGGCTACGGCAACCACACCACGGCCATCGTCTGCACGATCCTGTCCGGCGCCTTCATCGGCGTGAACAACACCGTCTACACCGAGCTGGCCCTCGGCGTGTCGGACGCCCCGCGCCCGGTGGCGAGCGCGGGCTACAACTTCGTGCGCTGGTTCGCCGCCGCCGCGGCGCCCTACTTCGCCCCGAAGATCGAGGAGTGGACCGACATCCACGTCCCGTTCGTGGTCGCGGCCGTCACGGCGGTCCTGGGCGCGCTCGTGGTCCTCGTCCGCCGCCGGTCCCTCGTCCACGACGCGGAAGAGCTCCAGGCCGGGCACGCGACCGAGGACGGCGTCGGGGTGTTCGCCAACTGA
- a CDS encoding suppressor of fused domain protein produces MADVLPLVEARLTTALGEPDARAAVTFLGTDRIEVLRFHEGDVVRYATLGMSRQPMTDPTAMLADPVEGPRAELVLSVRAGLADTDKLLRPLAVLAASPQVEGLVVAPGASLDVGGPLWPGAPFTSVLVGEPGGLVEDLELDAPMDPVRFLPLLPMTPNEAAWKRVHGAQALQERWLANGTDLRDPARASVPLD; encoded by the coding sequence ATGGCTGATGTTCTTCCTCTGGTCGAGGCCCGGTTGACCACCGCGCTGGGCGAGCCGGACGCGCGCGCCGCCGTCACCTTCCTCGGCACGGACCGCATCGAGGTGCTCCGCTTCCACGAGGGGGACGTCGTCCGGTACGCCACTCTCGGGATGTCCCGGCAGCCCATGACCGACCCCACGGCGATGCTCGCCGACCCGGTCGAGGGACCCCGTGCCGAACTGGTGCTGTCCGTCCGCGCGGGCCTCGCCGACACCGACAAGCTGCTCCGCCCGCTCGCCGTCCTGGCCGCGAGCCCGCAGGTGGAGGGCCTGGTGGTGGCCCCCGGTGCCTCCCTGGACGTGGGCGGGCCGCTGTGGCCCGGCGCTCCCTTCACCTCGGTTCTGGTGGGCGAGCCCGGCGGGCTGGTCGAGGACCTGGAGCTGGACGCCCCGATGGACCCCGTGCGGTTCCTGCCGCTGCTGCCGATGACCCCGAACGAGGCCGCCTGGAAGCGGGTGCACGGGGCCCAGGCCCTCCAGGAGCGCTGGCTGGCGAACGGGACGGACCTGCGCGACCCCGCCCGCGCCTCCGTCCCGCTGGACTGA
- a CDS encoding magnesium and cobalt transport protein CorA, translating to MSMIRDLRAVVRPSSRVSLRKDAGTSYDTTRDPATPSAVVDCAVYRDGARVQSAAPLSPQEAMRLVRRDGGFVWIGLHEPTEAEFAGIAGEFGLHPLAVEDAVQAHQRPKLERYDDSLFTVFKTIHYVEHDRLTANSEVVETGEVMCFTGRDFFITVRHGGQGSLRALRHRLQDDPELLAKGPSAVLHAIADHVVDGYIAVAHAVQDDIDEVETEVFSPGRKGGVSRGVDSARIYQLKREVLEFKRAVAPLLRPMQLLSERPMRLIDPDIQKYFRDVADHLARVQEQVMGFDELLNSILQANLAQASVAQNEDMRKITAWAAIIAVPTMVCGVYGMNFEHMPELHWRYGYPVIMGVTAAICLGIHRTLKRNGWL from the coding sequence ATGTCGATGATCCGCGACCTGCGTGCCGTGGTCCGCCCCTCGTCCCGCGTCTCGCTGCGCAAGGATGCCGGGACGTCGTACGACACCACGCGCGACCCCGCGACGCCCTCGGCCGTCGTCGACTGCGCCGTCTACCGCGACGGCGCCCGGGTGCAGAGCGCGGCGCCGCTGAGCCCGCAGGAGGCGATGCGGCTGGTGCGCCGCGACGGCGGGTTCGTCTGGATCGGGCTGCACGAGCCGACCGAGGCGGAATTCGCCGGTATCGCGGGCGAGTTCGGGCTGCACCCGCTGGCCGTGGAGGACGCCGTCCAGGCGCACCAGCGGCCCAAGCTGGAGCGCTACGACGACTCGCTGTTCACGGTCTTCAAGACCATCCACTACGTCGAGCACGACCGGCTCACCGCCAACAGCGAGGTCGTCGAGACCGGCGAGGTCATGTGCTTCACCGGGCGGGACTTCTTCATCACCGTCCGGCACGGCGGCCAGGGCTCGCTGCGCGCGCTGCGCCACCGCCTCCAGGACGACCCGGAGCTGCTGGCCAAGGGCCCCTCGGCCGTGCTGCACGCCATCGCCGACCATGTGGTGGACGGGTACATCGCGGTCGCCCACGCGGTGCAGGACGACATCGACGAGGTGGAGACCGAGGTCTTCTCGCCCGGCCGCAAGGGCGGGGTCTCGCGCGGTGTCGACTCCGCGCGCATCTACCAGCTCAAGCGCGAGGTACTGGAGTTCAAGCGCGCGGTGGCGCCGCTGCTGCGGCCCATGCAGTTGCTGAGCGAGCGTCCGATGCGGCTGATCGACCCGGACATCCAGAAGTACTTCCGGGACGTCGCCGACCACCTGGCCCGGGTGCAGGAGCAGGTGATGGGCTTCGACGAGCTGCTCAACTCCATTCTCCAGGCCAACCTCGCCCAGGCGTCCGTGGCGCAGAACGAGGACATGCGCAAGATCACCGCGTGGGCGGCCATCATCGCCGTGCCGACGATGGTGTGCGGGGTGTACGGCATGAACTTCGAGCACATGCCCGAGCTGCACTGGCGGTACGGCTACCCGGTGATCATGGGGGTCACCGCCGCGATCTGTCTGGGCATCCACCGCACGCTGAAGCGCAACGGCTGGCTGTGA
- a CDS encoding magnesium transporter MgtE N-terminal domain-containing protein, producing MAAGAPRIFVSHLAGVPVFDPAGDQVGRVRDLVVMLRVGRRPPRVLGLVVELSTRRRIFLPMTRVTGIESGQVITTGVVNVRRFEQRPTERLVFGELLDRRVTLVETGEEVTVLDVSVQQLPARRDWEVDRVFLRKGRKGGAFRRAKGETLTAEWSAVTGFSLEEHGQGAESLLATFEQLRPADLANVLHHLSPKRRAEVAAALDDDRLADVLEELPEDDQIEILGKLKEERAADVLEAMDPDDAADLLGELPEEDKERLLSLMEPADAADMRRLMAYEEHTAGGLMTTEPIVLRPDATVADALARVRNQDLSPALAAQVYVCRPPDETPTGKYLGTVHFQRLLRDPPYTLVSSLVDHDLQPLDPDAALPVVAGFFAAYDMVAAPVVDESGSLLGAVTVDDVLDHMLPDDWRETEFHLDEGEEAPAHGS from the coding sequence ATGGCAGCCGGCGCCCCCCGGATCTTCGTCTCGCACCTGGCCGGCGTCCCCGTCTTCGATCCGGCCGGCGACCAGGTGGGCCGCGTCCGCGACCTGGTCGTCATGCTGCGCGTCGGCAGACGGCCCCCGCGTGTCCTCGGACTGGTCGTGGAGCTGTCCACCCGGCGCCGGATCTTCCTGCCCATGACCCGGGTGACCGGCATCGAGTCGGGCCAGGTCATCACCACCGGCGTGGTCAACGTCCGGCGCTTCGAGCAGCGGCCCACCGAGCGGCTGGTCTTCGGCGAGCTGCTGGACCGGCGGGTGACGCTGGTGGAGACCGGCGAGGAGGTCACCGTCCTCGACGTCTCCGTGCAGCAGCTGCCCGCCCGCCGGGACTGGGAGGTCGACCGGGTCTTCCTGCGCAAGGGACGCAAGGGCGGCGCCTTCCGGCGGGCGAAGGGGGAGACGCTGACCGCCGAGTGGTCGGCCGTCACCGGGTTCTCCCTGGAGGAGCACGGGCAGGGCGCCGAGAGCCTGCTCGCCACCTTCGAGCAGCTGCGCCCCGCCGACCTCGCCAACGTCCTGCACCACCTGTCCCCGAAGCGGCGCGCGGAGGTGGCCGCCGCGCTGGACGACGACCGGCTCGCCGACGTCCTCGAAGAGCTGCCGGAGGACGACCAGATCGAGATCCTCGGCAAGCTGAAGGAGGAGCGCGCGGCGGACGTGCTGGAGGCGATGGACCCGGACGACGCGGCCGACCTGCTGGGCGAGCTGCCCGAGGAGGACAAGGAGCGGCTGCTGAGCCTGATGGAGCCGGCCGACGCGGCCGACATGCGCCGTCTGATGGCGTACGAGGAGCACACCGCCGGCGGTCTGATGACCACCGAGCCGATCGTGCTGCGCCCGGACGCCACCGTCGCCGACGCGCTCGCCCGGGTCCGCAACCAGGACCTCTCCCCCGCCCTCGCCGCGCAGGTCTACGTCTGCCGCCCGCCCGACGAGACCCCGACCGGCAAGTACCTGGGCACCGTGCACTTCCAGCGGCTGCTGCGCGACCCGCCGTACACCCTGGTCAGCTCGCTGGTCGACCACGATCTGCAGCCCCTGGACCCGGACGCCGCGCTGCCGGTCGTCGCCGGGTTCTTCGCCGCCTACGACATGGTGGCGGCGCCCGTGGTGGACGAGTCGGGGTCGCTGCTCGGCGCGGTGACCGTGGACGACGTACTGGACCACATGCTGCCCGACGACTGGCGCGAGACGGAGTTCCACCTGGACGAGGGAGAGGAGGCGCCCGCGCATGGTTCCTGA
- a CDS encoding DUF1003 domain-containing protein codes for MVPERESATRERPAGATAAGRPRVRLDQPRPPRRRLLPEWDPEAFGRLSEKIARFLGTGRFIVWMTVVIIVWVLWNIAAPRHLRFDEYPFIFLTLMLSLQASYAAPLILLAQNRQDDRDRVNLEQDRKQNERSIADTEYLTREVAALRTGLGEVATRDWIRSELQDLVKELEEHRRHDGQAGHVVFPAERTERPPGRDTDDR; via the coding sequence ATGGTTCCTGAGCGCGAGTCCGCGACCCGCGAGCGCCCGGCGGGCGCCACGGCCGCCGGCCGGCCCCGGGTCCGGCTGGACCAGCCGCGCCCGCCCCGGCGCCGGCTCCTGCCCGAGTGGGACCCGGAGGCCTTCGGGCGGCTGTCGGAGAAGATCGCCCGGTTCCTCGGCACGGGCCGCTTCATCGTCTGGATGACGGTCGTCATCATCGTGTGGGTGCTGTGGAACATCGCCGCGCCCCGCCATCTGCGGTTCGACGAGTACCCGTTCATCTTCCTCACCCTGATGCTGTCCCTCCAGGCGTCCTACGCGGCCCCGCTGATCCTGCTCGCGCAGAACAGGCAGGACGACCGCGACCGGGTCAACCTGGAGCAGGACCGCAAGCAGAACGAGCGGTCCATCGCCGACACCGAGTACCTGACCCGGGAGGTGGCCGCGCTGCGCACGGGGCTCGGCGAGGTGGCCACCCGCGACTGGATCCGCTCCGAGCTGCAGGACCTGGTGAAGGAGCTGGAGGAGCACCGCCGGCACGACGGGCAGGCGGGTCACGTCGTATTCCCGGCGGAACGGACGGAACGGCCGCCGGGACGTGACACAGACGACCGCTGA
- a CDS encoding Mrp/NBP35 family ATP-binding protein, which produces MATEDAVREALATVNDPEINRPITELGMVKSVEIGADGAVAVTVYLTVSGCPMRDTITQRVTEAVSRVEGVTRVDVTLDVMSDEQRKELAAALRGGQAEREVPFAKPGNLTRVYAVASGKGGVGKSSVTVNLAAAMAADGLKVGVVDADIYGHSVPRMLGADGRPTQVENMIMPPSANGVKVISIGMFTPGNAPVVWRGPMLHRALQQFLADVYWGDLDVLLLDLPPGTGDIAISVAQLVPNAEILVVTTPQQAAAEVAERAGSIAVQTHQKIVGVVENMSGLPCPHCGEMVDVFGTGGGQLVADGLTRTTGTTVPVLGSIPIDVRLREGGDEGRPVVLTDPGSPAGSALRAIAGKLGGRQRGLSGLSLGITPKNKF; this is translated from the coding sequence ATGGCTACGGAAGACGCGGTGCGCGAGGCACTGGCGACGGTGAACGACCCCGAGATCAACCGCCCGATCACCGAACTCGGGATGGTCAAGTCCGTGGAGATCGGCGCGGACGGAGCGGTCGCGGTCACCGTGTACCTGACGGTGTCCGGCTGCCCGATGCGCGACACCATCACGCAGCGCGTCACCGAGGCGGTCTCGCGGGTGGAGGGCGTCACCCGGGTCGACGTCACCCTGGACGTGATGAGCGACGAGCAGCGCAAGGAGCTGGCGGCGGCGCTGCGCGGCGGCCAGGCCGAGCGCGAGGTCCCCTTCGCCAAGCCGGGCAACCTCACCCGGGTCTACGCGGTCGCCTCCGGCAAGGGCGGTGTCGGCAAGTCCTCGGTGACGGTGAACCTGGCGGCGGCGATGGCGGCCGACGGCCTGAAGGTCGGTGTCGTGGACGCCGACATCTACGGCCACAGCGTGCCGCGCATGCTGGGCGCCGACGGCCGGCCCACCCAGGTCGAGAACATGATCATGCCGCCGTCCGCGAACGGCGTGAAGGTCATCTCCATCGGCATGTTCACGCCGGGCAACGCCCCGGTGGTGTGGCGCGGCCCGATGCTGCACCGCGCCCTCCAGCAGTTCCTCGCCGACGTCTACTGGGGCGACCTGGACGTCCTGCTGCTGGACCTGCCGCCCGGCACGGGCGACATCGCGATCTCCGTGGCCCAGCTGGTCCCGAACGCCGAGATCCTGGTCGTGACGACCCCGCAGCAGGCGGCGGCCGAGGTCGCCGAGCGCGCCGGTTCCATCGCCGTGCAGACCCACCAGAAGATCGTCGGCGTGGTCGAGAACATGTCCGGCCTGCCCTGTCCGCACTGCGGCGAGATGGTCGACGTCTTCGGCACGGGCGGCGGCCAGCTGGTCGCCGACGGCCTCACCCGCACCACGGGTACGACGGTCCCGGTCCTCGGCAGCATCCCCATCGACGTCCGCCTCCGCGAGGGCGGCGACGAGGGCAGGCCGGTGGTCCTGACCGACCCCGGCTCCCCGGCGGGCTCGGCCCTGCGCGCGATCGCGGGCAAGCTGGGCGGCCGGCAGCGCGGCCTGTCGGGCCTGTCCCTGGGCATCACCCCGAAGAACAAGTTCTGA
- a CDS encoding sec-independent translocase: MFNDIGPLELVTIIVLAVLVFGPDKLPKVIQDVMRTIRKIREFSESAKQDIRNELGPEFKDFEFEDLNPKTFIRKQLDNEDLGLKEIRNGFDLKKEMAEVTDAVHGRDNEAPSTPSLPSSSSGGRVDMTKKPEDPGDDRPPFDADAT; the protein is encoded by the coding sequence GTGTTCAATGACATAGGGCCACTGGAGCTGGTGACCATCATCGTGCTCGCCGTGCTCGTCTTCGGTCCGGACAAGCTCCCCAAGGTCATCCAGGACGTGATGCGCACGATCCGGAAGATCCGCGAGTTCTCCGAGAGCGCCAAGCAGGACATTCGCAACGAACTCGGTCCGGAGTTCAAGGACTTCGAGTTCGAGGATCTCAACCCCAAGACCTTCATCCGCAAGCAGCTGGACAACGAGGACCTGGGCCTGAAGGAGATCCGCAACGGCTTCGACCTGAAGAAGGAGATGGCCGAGGTCACGGACGCCGTCCACGGCCGCGACAACGAGGCCCCGTCCACGCCTTCCTTGCCCTCCTCGTCCTCCGGCGGGCGCGTCGACATGACCAAGAAGCCCGAGGACCCCGGCGACGACCGCCCGCCGTTCGACGCGGACGCCACATAA